CGCGCGTTCTACAAATACTGGCTGCGCCACGGCAAGGTGACGCGCAACCCGTTCGTCGGCGTGCCGCTGCCGCGCCTCGAAAAGCGCCTGCCGAAGTTCCTCACCGAGGAACAGATGCGCCTGCTGCTCGACGGTCCGGCGCGCCTGCTCGAAAACGAGGCCATCGACCCGTTCACCGCCTGCCGCGACCGGCTCGTGATGGAGCTCCTCTACGGCGCGGGCCTGCGCGTGAGCGAACTGACCGCGCTCAACCACGGCGACATCGACCAGACCTCCGGCGTCGCGCGCGTGCTCGGCAAAGGCCGCAAGGAGCGCCTCTGCCCGCTGGGCAAGGTCGCGCTGGCCGTGCTCAGGCAATTCAAGGCCGCCCACGCCCGCGACACCTCGCCGACCGCGCCCGTGGTGGTCACGGCGAAGCACGGGCGCATGCCCGTCCGCCAGGTGCAGCTTTTGTTGAAACGCTACCTCGCGCTGGCCGGGCTGCCGCCGGACATTTCCCCGCACAAGCTCCGCCACAGCTATGCCACCCATCTCCTCAACGCCGGGGCCGACCTGCGCCTCGTGCAGGAATTGCTCGGCCACGCGAGCCTGAACACCACGCAGGTC
This genomic stretch from Termitidicoccus mucosus harbors:
- a CDS encoding tyrosine recombinase XerC, coding for MSKNTSSSKASEENGRTAATGPAVPDAVAAEWLHPFLEYMEKERRYSRHTLRNYRQAFEDFWRWLADSGLAARGLGALATRDLRDFVIEAQRRFDRRTLHNHASGLRAFYKYWLRHGKVTRNPFVGVPLPRLEKRLPKFLTEEQMRLLLDGPARLLENEAIDPFTACRDRLVMELLYGAGLRVSELTALNHGDIDQTSGVARVLGKGRKERLCPLGKVALAVLRQFKAAHARDTSPTAPVVVTAKHGRMPVRQVQLLLKRYLALAGLPPDISPHKLRHSYATHLLNAGADLRLVQELLGHASLNTTQVYTHVSVARLKEIYQKAHPRA